A stretch of the Plasmodium berghei ANKA genome assembly, chromosome: 10 genome encodes the following:
- a CDS encoding apicoplast ribosomal protein L15 precursor, putative: protein MNKMGWILFLFILFWDCIFINGYIINLKKGNCVNLINNYEIRNKLAKKNITKKKKKSLNIFKEEEVDEKYNTINTINSLLGKVKRQFNITHVIDNRLKNNTSKGSDSLKSNNVVDINENEKNEIKNIFGSMLDGSLKIGRANTLFKELKEEKKMIDLKYKMLLSRKMKLRKNQFKQLEESINNGTFKSPYNDEQRKFLQKVLKEQEEAIEPILKEIEKIDKNRYLIFDEKNELFVKLRQDIEKKKNEINIKYQEEAIKLGIKQIMDNLYEQTKTPLVWDLTQRSWPQAIYPLINDMKLKADVYWESTVVGGNREENEFFFTPSNLPSLGEKKKKRKGRGIGSKRGGSCGRGMKGQKSRSGGSIPIGFEGGQTPLYRKLPKFVSAPLGPGHRFNRYDYELISLNLINLAYTRSGEKSFLEIDWNVIDKLGLRIGKYKRRHPIKVVGCNLKKFKMKNGFDFKFYAKNVILKAHSYTAKAAREIIKNGGRCLLLKKNTQDIVYSEYNPDDKDLNRIPRRIVFSGKPSKYERKMHWLKNVKMNNENSKEAVEKS from the coding sequence ATGAATAAAATGGGGTGGATATTATTTCtctttatattattttgggattgtatattcataaatggatatattataaatttaaaaaaagggaaCTGTGtgaatttaataaataattatgaaataagaaataagttagcaaaaaaaaatattacaaaaaaaaaaaaaaaatctttaaatatattcaaagaagaagaagtagatgaaaaatataatacaataaataCGATTAATAGTTTGTTAGGGAAAGTTAAAAgacaatttaatattactCATGTTATAGATAATAgattgaaaaataatacttcAAAAGGAAGTGACAGtttaaaatcaaataatgTTGTcgatataaatgaaaatgaaaaaaatgaaataaaaaatatatttggtTCTATGTTAGATGGGAGTTTAAAAATAGGAAGAGCAAACACTTTGTTTAAAGAGTtgaaagaagaaaaaaaaatgatagacttaaaatataaaatgctGTTAAGtagaaaaatgaaattgaGAAAAAATCAATTTAAACAACTAGAGGaaagtataaataatgGAACATTTAAATCTCCATATAATGATGAACAAAGAAAATTTTTGCAAAAGGTTTTAAAAGAACAAGAAGAAGCAATTGAACctatattaaaagaaatcGAAAAAATTGACAAAAATcgatatttaatttttgatgaaaaaaatgaattatttgttaaattaAGACAagatattgaaaaaaaaaaaaatgaaataaatataaaatatcaaGAAGAAGCTATCAAATTAGgtattaaacaaattatgGACAATCTGTATGAACAAACAAAAACACCATTAGTATGGGATCTAACACAAAGAAGTTGGCCACAAGCTATATACCCACTAATAAATGATATGAAATTAAAAGCAGATGTATATTGGGAATCGACAGTAGTTGGGGGAAATAgagaagaaaatgaatttttttttactccATCAAATTTACCATCTTTaggtgaaaaaaaaaagaaaagaaaaggAAGGGGTATTGGAAGTAAACGAGGAGGATCATGTGGAAGAGGTATGAAAGGACAAAAGAGCCGAAGTGGGGGTTCAATACCTATTGGGTTTGAAGGTGGGCAAACGCCATTATATAGAAAGTTACCAAAATTCGTTTCAGCTCCCCTTGGACCAGGTCATAGGTTTAATAGATATGACTATGAattaatttcattaaatttaattaatttagcATATACAAGAAGTGGAgaaaaatcatttttagAAATCGATTGGAATGTTATTGATAAATTAGGTCTTAGAAtaggaaaatataaaagaagaCATCCGATAAAAGTTGTTGGAtgcaatttaaaaaaatttaaaatgaaaaatggatttgattttaaattttatgcaAAAAATGTCATCCTTAAAGCACATTCATATACAGCAAAAGCCGCAAgagaaattataaaaaatggtgGAAGATGTttattgttaaaaaaaaatactcaAGATATTGTATATTCAGAGTATAATCCAGATGATAAAGATTTAAACCGAATTCCAAGAAGAATTGTTTTTTCAGGAAAGCCATCAAAATACGAAAGAAAAATGCATTGGTTGAAGAATGTAAAGAtgaataatgaaaattctAAGGAAGCGGTGGAAAAAtcgtaa
- a CDS encoding protein archease, putative, with product MRDFPNSKIISLPQRNRRRINRSYVHEENESEYTNEIEENEATNDEIIDQNIMNDIEICNINLNKNYKYEYLDHTADIILHSYGNNLKEAFEAVCISLFNYMCDLKNVELKMKRKVSIKGDDLDDLLFKFLVEFHFLYGNEYFICKTIDIIVFDIEQFYIEAYGYGELFSTDKHECGTEIKAITKHELKIVSNNDSCDVFVLVDI from the coding sequence ATGAGGGATTTCCCAAATAGCAAAATAATATCTCTACCCCAGAGAAACAGAAGAAGAATTAATAGAAGTTATGTTCATGAAGAAAACGAATCAGAATATACAAATGAaatagaagaaaatgaagcaactaatgatgaaattatcgatcaaaatattatgaatgaTATCGAAATATGCaacataaatttaaataaaaattataaatatgaatatctTGATCATACTGCtgatataattttacatAGTTATGGAAATAACCTTAAGGAAGCATTTGAAGCTGTATGCATTTCATTATTCAATTACATGtgtgatttaaaaaatgtcgaattaaaaatgaaaagaaaGGTATCCATAAAAGGAGATGATTTAGATGATTTACTTTTTAAGTTTTTAGTTGaattccattttttatatggtaatgaatattttatttgtaaaactattgatataattgtttttgACATAGAGCAATTTTATATTGAAGCTTATGGATATGgtgaattattttctacaGATAAGCATGAATGCGGAACCGAAATAAAAGCTATAACAAAAcatgaattaaaaatagtGTCAAATAATGATTCTTGTGATGTTTTTGTATTGGTTGATATATAG
- a CDS encoding transcription initiation TFIID-like, putative, whose amino-acid sequence MEHASKKIKLNNNESKNIYINNANNMSVHNISMNAILCTSLNLDSIYKHFSNCVYNPREFKCMRIDVPVSLNTVNKYINYIKNKEKLQTEQNNLVTENNKNEICMPVENNSNKDTFTQLSTITSNINDNINIEPDNYYSSEIKYIDEIQNFEEKNDEADYTSEKLVINVSIFSNGKIICTGNNSIEACKIAMKKVEKKLKQLNFKNIKLKKIAITNILAVYNVGFSIVLPLFAQYYKSVDYDPNVFPACKVKIALSNDDNNNSSEFNEQNDSAYAWCTNNHIIEASKNKTDVVSASIFSTGNITLTGGKSYDNLKKCIDILLPYLIRSKSQH is encoded by the exons ATGGAGCATgcttcaaaaaaaataaaattaaataacaatgaaagtaaaaatatatatataaacaatgcTAATAATATGAGTGTTCATAATATATCGATGAATGCTATTCTGTGCACATCCCTAAACTTAGACAGTatttataaacatttttctAATTGTGTATATAATCCACGGGAATTTAAATGTATGCGTATAGATGTTCCTGTTAGTTTAAATACtgtgaataaatatattaattatattaaaaataaggaaaaattacaaactgaacaaaataatttagtaacagaaaataataaaaatgaaatatgtatgcctgtagaaaataattcaaataaagaTACATTCACTCAATTATCTACTATAACAAGTAAcattaatgataatattaatattgaacccgataattattattcctctgaaataaaatatattgatgaaattcaaaattttgaagaaaaaaatgatgaggCTGATTATACTAGCGAAAAGCTAGTTATCAATGTTTCGATTTTTTCAAatggaaaaattatatgcacAGGAAATAATTCTATTGAAGCATGCAAAATAGCAATGAAAAaagttgaaaaaaaattaaaacaattaaattttaaaaatattaaactaaaaaaaatagccattacaaatatattagctGTATATAATGTGGGATTTTCAATTGTCCTTCCATTATTTGCTCAGTATTATAAAAGT GTCGATTACGATCCGAACGTCTTTCCTGCTTGCAAAGTGAAGATCGCATTGAGcaatgatgataataacaATTCGTCTGAATTTAATGAG caAAATGATAGTGCATATGCTTGGTGCACAAATAACCATATAATTGAGGCAAGTAAAAACAAAACTGATGTAGTGTCGGCTAGTATTTTTTCCACAGGGAATATAACATTAACTGGAGGAAAGAGTTACGATAATTTGAAGAAATGTATTGATATATTGTTACCTTATTTGATTAGAAGCAAATCTCAGCATTAA
- a CDS encoding heme/steroid binding domain containing protein, putative: MKIVENNEDDEKEKINILEKSKKNENSINNYEKPINQFMLTQLQCSQIEKFQNDHKNEENDNENCNACGFCEDVCLLEFCKNCEIKRKELYIKYKKYDLKIHQSKLNRSIILSALTHKNILTNEYTKMKEIRDLSKANENEPKYKSTEKAENENEKNEEKKKKKYYSYIKYKKNFTFCEIKRHCSIDDCWVVANGNVYDVTNFIENHPGGINCILNKASNDVSIDFSFHSKYAQTVVWEPLKIGRVISCSKDLVDKKRTSNCIFM; encoded by the coding sequence ATGAAAATCgtagaaaataatgaagatgacgagaaagaaaaaattaacattttagaaaaatcgaaaaaaaatgaaaatagtataaataattatgaaaaacCAATAAACCAATTTATGTTAACTCAGCTCCAATGTTCCCAAATCGAGAAATTCCAAAACGatcataaaaatgaagaaaatgacAATGAAAATTGTAATGCATGTGGGTTTTGTGAAGACGTATGTTTATTagaattttgtaaaaattgtGAAATAAAACGAAAAGAgctatatattaaatataaaaaatatgatttaaaaatacatcAAAGTAAATTAAACCGCTCAATTATTTTGAGCGCATTaacacataaaaatattctaaCAAATGAATATACCAAAATGAAAGAAATTCGAGATTTAAGTAAGGCTAATGAAAATGAGCCCAAATATAAGAGCACAGAAAAGgcagaaaatgaaaatgaaaaaaatgaagaaaaaaaaaaaaaaaaatattatagttatataaaatataaaaaaaatttcacattttgtgaaataaaaaggCATTGTAGTATAGACGATTGTTGGGTTGTAGCAAACGGAAATGTATATGATgtaacaaattttattgaaAACCATCCAGGGGGAATTAAttgtatattaaataaagcGAGTAATGATGTAAGTATTGACTTTTCTTTTCATTCAAAATATGCTCAAACGGTTGTTTGGGAACCTTTGAAAATCGGACGTGTTATATCTTGTTCAAAAGATCTTGTCGacaaaaaaagaacaagcaattgtattttcatgtaa
- a CDS encoding peptide chain release factor 1, putative: MSIIYLLCFIIFFDFPFLMSSFYINRIRKLAILRPQRNFNLEKVFLNKNNENVFLNKNKNHIRIEFRPGIGGDEAELWSKELKKIYQSYANKKKLKVKSDITNSLIIKSPNDVKINKDGKEIQISLYDLFKNESGTHQVKRIPKNENKEKIQSSTATIAIFIQNYINKYEINLKDLKIMTFRSSKPGGQNVNKIESAVRIVHTHTGIQAESHEERTQELNKKIAMKRLTQKIHDLQNREKEEFLQNERIKFTKDCNRSNRIRTYNFFTGYITDHVNNRKYDLMYFEKGKLEYLFNI; the protein is encoded by the exons atgagtataatatatttattgtgtttcattatatttttcgattttccatttttgaTGTCTAgcttttatataaatcgA ATAAGAAAATTGGCTATCTTAAGGCCCCAAAGAAATTTCAATTTAGAaaaagtttttttaaataaaaataatgaaaatgtttttttaaataaaaataaaaatcatataCGTATTGAATTTCGTCCTGGAATTGGAGGTGATGAAGCAGAACTATGGTCTAAAGAATTGAAAAAG ATTTATCAAAGTtatgcaaataaaaaaaaattaaaagttAAAAGT GATATTACCAATTCGCTGATTATAAAGTCCCCAAAtgatgtaaaaataaataaagatggGAAAGAAATTCAAATAAGCTTATATGACTTATTTAAGAATGAATCGGGAACCCACCAAGTTAAAAGAATTCCAAAAAATGAGAATAAG gaaaaaatacaatCTTCTACTGCTACTATAGCAATTTTTAtccaaaattatataaataaatatgaaattaatttaaaagacTTAAAGATAATGACATTTAGATCAAGTAAACCTGGTGGGCAAAATGTTAATAAG ATCGAGTCAGCTGTAAGGATTGTACACACACATACAGGAATACAAGCAGAATCACATGAAGAAAG aACTCAAGAATTGAACAAGAAAATAGCTATGAAAAGATTGACGCAAAAAATACATGATTTGCAAAATCGAGAAAAAGAAGAATTCCTTCAAAATGAGCGAATCAAATTT ACAAAAGACTGTAATAGAAGTAATCGAATAAGAACCTATAACTTTTTCACGGGATATATAACTGACCATGTAAATAATCGTAAGTATGATTTGATGTATTTTGAAAAAGGGAAGCtggaatatttatttaatatataa
- a CDS encoding protein kinase, putative produces the protein MEYLNVLEKGKNKKKKKKSRSSYKNNEKKNKDKNTICEKEFEQSYKEQIEEIVALNHIYFPIYVENPGHIKKYDIPKDLMSSDIFLKNSKELQSVVVIDMNDEIDTDRCFKFCIFFNFDNDFPNYKVTFCYDNKYPYSFPNINICINRILGEQEINFIILSIKKICAKNYGRIMLFDVCIFLNEHINKVYNDGFKNLWEEMKHREYDIDKEGKKKGNYNYEKKEKSCENHIDNNENKNNSENGSNNYDEEEIFETSDEWDRTGIVKENMNMSGNEDEITKSIKNNNINKKYPINKYNNNNNNNNNNNNNNNNNNNNNNNNNNNNNDNKNYLEQDENRNNALYGSYEYFINMSDVNNLSGFSFINSCTLNKNIKISKKKKNKEKVNNIVTVEDELIQKYDLEIFEKKRMVKCEYNNIKNFNIIKKIPICYYKNMLIAKHIIDTNIYIIHTYTILNEIQFLAFYLNHILFCNRGFNLFSNILNGETENQKKNQQRKKCKKNEKMFRGFLYDLGIIRNVASNEEEENSNAETIDNIYNVGRNDLFNKNLRNTKTQNNQFNNNENKNEPKGPPEILYTEIHTKGYDNLYNYNKNKKKNNKIIDYSCVNYFCSEYQFYANKMCVVNRQNEKTLYSILKKLNISRLKEIINHYKMVQKMNLKKIITELAKLSKIQHKYLFRYHISWLEKEYVQLNGKITQQTNVPKIIDFMADFVLAAVGEFSDVCEKENAFTSHKKCISNKTEENCGEKKNINIESVVNDKSSCGNISSTNIKDKSKKEQQNKNMLILRENRERNETDTTNNNNSNNGDNKKGSSSEYINPEINNLDKIKYIEDLISKKDKNIYKVLYVQCEYCKGQLLEKEIENNLFQNNKYLIWNIFRQILEAINYLHKEKIYIKNLNTKNMYIDNDEYGSHIKIINYSVSNIIDYIYFYYYSYIENPDYFNNIFCEFRKYSYDNFSFESLFNYMKKIKNENTVLNDSSNNISKKSIDCEKSEKNDFYIHSYNQYFYNFLNKKNPNFEELDIFSLGLILYELWHPPFKTIEDKFHNIKNMIEKRQFSDQFIKNINNDALKVLKFILINTINYENHETIRSLEYPQILSLNMNTYKKDRQGKGISKTKSLRKHILSQPNYFIDNKNDSKKEGKLKDNLNLIDNLYSIQNYGDIFDNKNNIDMPNGKEIIEKSYNLSYKMEKNKNGNIIGNGENIEKITAEKLLHSPLIPMVIQRDLFKYFLEKLKNNSSIECNNVINSLLYNTNNCNNKNSNMINHIFSKKYAFETNKNSHIYTNTRAYEYDIINSYIFEYFNDSLSKKFCTYNQPLVFQRIIKKENPNFDHIIKKIELKNGKKSYIYTKKQGKYGNKITYNNCEKNKIKKKIYDSFDSISKKKKKKKNEYISYSFDEHRSINNVVLKTKDIKRISKNGKKNFVDTDQENEGNVHCNSFITETKKNENYSNKIIYDISNRFNNKLELIDKNNKLLYIPTYLLEGHITTFYNFPNNKNFISSFIFFQNYFIQNNKQKIAKRENSILYTNMIVYNGNNIRSNQNVKYHVFFKGAKIKNVNLNNNIYQNNNVNCGDICSEINIFFCVYQLIILYNVLDILQHFERYINKIIVKWSFSNFLFIIIKDMFSIECNDKVYYIYTKLEEGNMSFKNFKKLFYFLDINYNEKILKIMYSLVQARNNRNSHNLSKDTLLSKMQKINKMYELKNHKNKSYINYLITNIIFLNNLFHHFNQNSNHIFIWDFFMNKYKHMFNFSFVFNILYFNENYEKLLSLGGVITNEFDNINTINTKKFYNISFEIFVDNISTIIFKNIFNPNNENLFIDFHSPSVVITTKAYKLLVYAFSLYNSLIQNNIKCECKISPIIETLKFEQNLLKYNHINMHVQINHKVNSNPTVCSDYCENMSESITPNISGQNNISIIYNTNILRLNVKKNFENESSVINYIKQLYSKR, from the exons agaaaaaaaacaaagataaaaatacaatttgTGAAAAAGAATTTGAACAATCATACAAGGAACAAATAGAAGAAATCGTGGCACttaatcatatttattttccaatATATGTGGAAAATCCTGG gcatataaaaaaatatgacatACCAAAAGATTTAATGAGTagtgatatttttttaaaaaatagtaaagaGTTGCAATCTGTTGTTGTTATTGATATGAATGACGAAATAGACACAGATAGATGCTTTAagttttgtatattttttaattttgataatgATTTTCCAAACTATAAAGTAACATTTTgttatgataataaatatccGTATTCATTTCccaacataaatatatgtataaatagAATATTAGGAGAACAGGAAATaaatttcataattttaagcataaaaaaaatatgtgcaaaaaattatggtagaattatgttatttgatgtttgcatatttttaaatgagcatataaataaagtatataatgatgggtttaaaaatttatggGAAGAAATGAAACATAGGGAATATGATATTGACAAAGAAGGAAAAAAGAAAggaaattataattatgaaaaaaaagaaaaaagttGTGAAAACCATATTGacaataatgaaaataagaATAACAGTGAAAATGGTAGCAATAATTATGATGAGGAAGAAATATTTGAGACTAGCGATGAATGGGATAGGACAGGTATtgtaaaagaaaatatgaacatgTCAGGTAATGAGGACGAAATAACTaaatcaataaaaaataataatattaataaaaaatatcctataaataaatataataataataataataataataataataataataataataataataataataataataataataataataataataataataataatgataataaaaattatttagaacaagatgaaaatagaaataatgCATTATATGGAtcatatgaatattttataaatatgtctGATGTAAATAACTTGTCTGGATTTTCGTTTATTAATAGTTGCAcactaaataaaaatataaaaattagtaaaaaaaaaaaaaataaagaaaaggtaaataatattgtaaCAGTAGAAGATGAattaattcaaaaatatgatCTTGAAattttcgaaaaaaaaagaatggtaaaatgtgaatataataatataaaaaattttaatattattaaaaaaatacctatatgttattataaaaacatgCTTATAGCTAAACATATTATTGACacaaacatatatataatacacacatatacaattttaaatgaaattcAATTTTTAGCATTTTATCTAAATCACATATTATTCTGTAATAGAggttttaatttgttttctAATATCTTAAATGGCGAAACTGAAaatcagaaaaaaaatcagcaacgaaaaaaatgtaaaaaaaatgaaaaaatgtttagaggatttttatatgatctTGGCATAATAAGAAATGTAGCTAGTAATGAAGAGGAAGAAAATTCTAATGCTGAAACTATTgacaatatttataatgttGGTAGGaatgatttatttaataaaaacttACGAAATACTAAAACTCAAAATAACCAGTTTAacaataatgaaaataaaaatgagcCAAAAGGCCCACCtgaaattttatataccgAAATACACACAAAAGGATATGACAATTTATATaactataataaaaataaaaaaaaaaataataaaataattgatTACAGTTgtgtaaattatttttgtagCGAATATCAATTTTATGCAAATAAAATGTGTGTTGTTAATAGACAAAACGAAAAAACGCTATATagcattttaaaaaaattaaatatttctcgcttaaaagaaattattaatCACTATAAAATGGTTCAAAAGAtgaatttgaaaaaaataattactGAATTAGctaaattatcaaaaatacaacataaatatttatttcgaTATCATATTTCATGGTTAGAAAAAGAGTATGTTCAATTGAATGGCAAAATAACGCAACAAACCAATGTCCCCAAAATAATTGATTTTATGGCAGATTTTGTTTTAGCAGCAGTTGGTGAGTTTTCTGATGTGTGCGAAAAAGAAAACGCATTTACGAGTCACAAGAAATGTATATCAAATAAGACTGAGGAAAACTGTGGAGAAAAAAAGAACATTAATATAGAGAGTGTAGTAAATGACAAAAGTTCATGTGGAAATATTTCTTCTACAAACATAAAAgataaaagtaaaaaagaacaacaaaataaaaatatgttaatttTAAGAGAAAATAGAGAACGGAACGAAACAGATACtactaataataacaatagtaataatggtgataataaaaagggAAGTAGTAGTGAGTATATAAACCcagaaataaataacttggataaaataaaatatatagaagaTCTGATAAgtaaaaaagataaaaatatatataaagtttTATATGTTCAATGTGAATACTGTAAAGGACaattattagaaaaagAGATTGAAAATAACTTGTTTcaaaacaataaatatcTTATATGGAACATTTTTCGACAAATTTTAGAAGCcataaattatttgcacaaggaaaaaatatatattaaaaatttaaacaCAAAGAATATGTACATAGATAATGATGAATATGGATCCcacataaaaattataaattacaGTGTATCAAATATTATcgattatatttatttttattactattcTTATATTGAAAACCCTGATTATTTcaataacattttttgtgaatttagaaaatatagcTATGATAACTTCAGTTTTGAATcactttttaattatatgaaaaagataaaaaatgaaaatactGTGTTAAATGATagtagtaataatattagtaaaaaaagtatagaTTGTGAAAAATCTGAAAAAAAcgatttttatattcattcttataatcaatatttttataattttttaaacaaaaaaaatccaAATTTTGAAGAGttagatatattttcactaggtttaatattatatgaattatgGCATCCACCTTTTAAGACAATAGAAGATaaatttcataatataaaaaatatgattgaAAAAAGGCAATTTTCAGATCagtttattaaaaatataaataatgatgcACTCaaagttttaaaatttattttaattaatacaataaattatgaaaatcaTGAAACAATTAGGAGTCTAGAATATCCACAAATTTTATCtttaaatatgaatacTTACAAAAAGGATAGACAAGGAAAAGGAATTTCAAAAACTAAAAGTTTAagaaaacatatattatcacaaccaaattattttattgacaataaaaatgatagcAAAAAGGAAGGCAAGTTAAAAGACAATTTAAATCTAATTGATAATTTGTATTCCATTCAAAATTATGGtgatatttttgataataaaaataatatcgaCATGCCAAATGGAAAAGAAATCATTGAAAAAAGttataatttatcatataaaatggaaaaaaacaaaaatggGAATATTATAGGAAATGgtgaaaatatagaaaaaataacagCGGAAAAACTTTTACACTCTCCTTTAATACCTATGGTAATTCAAAGggatttatttaaatattttttggaaaaattgaaaaataattcttcTATTGAATGCAATAATGTTATAAACAGTCTATTATATAACACTAAcaattgtaataataaaaatagtaacatgattaatcatatatttagtaaaaaatatgcgtttgaaacaaataaaaattcacaCATTTACACAAATACAAGGGCTTATGAATATGATATTATCaatagttatatttttgaatattttaatgactctttatctaaaaaattttgCACATATAATCAGCCATTAGTTTTTCAGcgtattataaaaaaagaaaatccAAATTTTGatcatattataaaaaaaatcgaattaaaaaatggaaaaaaatcatatatatatacaaaaaaacaagGAAAATATGGGAATAAAATAACTTATAATAAttgtgaaaaaaacaaaattaagaaaaaaatatatgatagtTTTGATTctatatcaaaaaaaaaaaaaaaaaaaaaaaatgaatatattagCTATTCATTTGATGAACATAGATCGATAAATAATgttgttttaaaaacaaaagatATTAAACGAATAAGCAAAAATGGAAAGAAAAATTTTGTAGATACTGATCAGGAAAATGAAGGGAATGTTCATTGTAATTCCTTTATAACTGAAACgaagaaaaatgaaaattattctaataaaataatttatgatATTTCAAACAGATTTAACAACAAACTTGAACTaatagataaaaataataaattattatatatcccaacatatttattagaaGGTCACATAACcactttttataattttcccaataataaaaattttattagttcttttattttttttcaaaactattttattcaaaataataaacaaaaaatagcaaaaagagaaaatagTATATTATACACCAATATGATAGTAtataatggaaataatattagaaGTAACCAGAATGTCAAATatcatgttttttttaaaggtgctaaaataaagaatgtgaatcttaataataatatttatcaaaataataatgtaaattGTGGAGATATATGCTCAGAAATTAACATATTCTTTTGTGTATAccaattaattatattatataatgtaCTTGATATTCTTCAACATTTTGAGcgttatataaataaaataattgtaaaatggtccttttcaaattttctttttattataattaaagaTATGTTTTCAATAGAATGTAATGACAaagtttattatatatatacaaaactAGAAGAAGGGAACATGTcctttaaaaattttaaaaaattattttattttcttgatataaattataatgaaaaaatattaaaaattatgtattcGTTGGTACAGGCTCgaaataatagaaataGCCATAATTTATCAAAAGACACATTATTATCtaaaatgcaaaaaataaataaaatgtatgaACTAAagaatcataaaaataaatcatatattaattaccTTATAActaatatcatttttttaaataatctttttcatcattttaatcaaaattcaaatcatatttttatttgggatttttttatgaataaatataaacacaTGTTTAACTTTTCTTTCGtatttaacattttatattttaatgaaaattatgaaaaactATTATCATTGGGTGGGGTAATAACAAATGAgtttgataatataaatacaataaatacaaaaaaattctaTAATATATCGTTTGAGATTTTTGTTGATAATATATCTACCATAATATTTAAG AACATTTTCAATCCCAACAACGAAAATCTTTTTATCGATTTTCATTCCCCAAGTGTTGTAATAACAACAAAAGCATACAAACTATTAGTATATGCCTTTTCCTTGTACAATAgtttaatacaaaataacATTAAG TGTGAATGCAAAATATCGCCAATTATTGAGACATTGAAGTTTGAGCAAAATTTGCTAAAATATAATCACATAAATATGCATGTGCAAATAAACCATAAAGTCAATTCAAACCCTACTGTATGTTCTGATTATTGTGAAAATATGTCAGAAAGCATAACTCCAAATATATCTGGGCAAAATAACATAagcattatatataatactaatattttaagattaaatgttaaaaaaaatttcgaAAATGAATCATCAGTAATAAATTACATAAAGCAGTTATATTCGAAACGATAA